One Solibacillus sp. R5-41 DNA segment encodes these proteins:
- the galE gene encoding UDP-glucose 4-epimerase GalE, translated as MTILVTGGLGFIGSHTVVELIEQGEDCLIIDNLSKSTINVLDRIETIVQKKVPFIKLDLLDLGKLRMVFKENEITAVIHFAGFKAVGESVSNPLMYYQNNLISTLNLLDVMKEFDVKKLVFSSSATVYGDLHTPPLKEDLSLHAPNPYGRTKLMLEEILQDIVAAQTGWSIALMRYFNPIGAHKSGLLGEMPFGVPNNLMPHILKAASGETSSLQVFGGDYETKDGSCIRDFIHVMDLALGHVSALNYLEIYEGCEAFNLGTGIGYSVFDLIRTFEDVNNVKVPHNIVARREGDIVASIADASKARMLLGWDAQYDLQDMCYDSWKWYKNVLHHITKDS; from the coding sequence ATGACGATTCTAGTCACAGGTGGTCTGGGCTTTATAGGCAGCCATACAGTAGTAGAATTAATAGAACAAGGAGAAGATTGTTTAATCATTGATAATTTATCAAAATCTACTATTAATGTATTAGATCGAATCGAAACAATTGTTCAAAAGAAAGTTCCGTTTATAAAATTAGATTTATTGGATTTAGGTAAGTTGCGGATGGTTTTTAAAGAAAATGAGATTACCGCAGTTATCCATTTTGCAGGCTTTAAGGCGGTGGGGGAATCTGTAAGCAATCCACTTATGTATTATCAAAACAATTTAATAAGTACGCTCAACTTACTCGATGTGATGAAAGAGTTTGATGTGAAAAAGTTGGTTTTTAGTTCTTCTGCAACGGTTTATGGTGACTTGCATACACCGCCACTAAAAGAAGATTTATCACTTCATGCACCGAATCCATATGGTCGTACAAAATTGATGCTCGAGGAAATTTTACAAGATATTGTCGCAGCACAAACTGGCTGGAGTATCGCACTTATGCGGTACTTTAATCCAATTGGCGCTCATAAAAGTGGCTTGTTAGGAGAAATGCCATTTGGTGTGCCGAATAATCTGATGCCTCATATTTTAAAAGCAGCAAGTGGAGAAACGTCTTCATTACAAGTATTTGGTGGAGATTATGAGACAAAGGATGGTAGCTGTATTCGAGACTTTATTCATGTTATGGATTTAGCACTGGGACATGTTAGTGCGTTAAATTATTTGGAGATTTATGAAGGCTGTGAGGCGTTTAATCTTGGTACAGGGATCGGATACTCTGTTTTTGATTTGATTCGTACATTTGAGGATGTTAATAACGTAAAAGTTCCGCATAATATTGTTGCACGCCGAGAAGGGGATATTGTTGCAAGTATTGCAGATGCCTCCAAAGCGAGAATGTTGCTAGGTTGGGATGCACAGTATGATTTACAGGATATGTGTTATGACTCGTGGAAATGGTATAAAAACGTTCTACATCACATAACTAAGGATTCTTAG
- a CDS encoding NAD-dependent epimerase/dehydratase family protein, with translation MKVIIIGKNGYIAKNLLTALNNNSLIVDTAAVSVRQGINDIDFNNYDVCIHTAALVHKKESRYIEADYFKVNTDLTIEIAEKAKHQGVKHFIFLSTMAVYGQERGEINQQSLLQPKTFYGKSKLAAEQALQAMQDKHFTISIVRPPMIYGPNCPGNYALLRKLAMKTPIFPYVQNERSMLFIDHLCEFINQLITNKDAGIFHPQDGAFINTAQMVLTISKQNKRSIFLSKMSGAILNKTLSKVSLINKVFGNLTYAQNISQYNSNSYRKFNLSEAIENTEQQWKEESI, from the coding sequence ATGAAGGTAATTATAATCGGTAAAAATGGTTATATAGCAAAAAATCTATTAACGGCACTCAATAATAATTCTCTAATTGTGGATACAGCAGCAGTTAGTGTGCGCCAGGGTATAAATGATATTGATTTTAACAATTATGACGTATGTATTCATACAGCAGCGTTAGTTCATAAGAAAGAAAGTCGGTATATAGAAGCTGATTATTTTAAGGTGAATACAGATTTAACAATTGAAATTGCTGAAAAAGCTAAGCATCAAGGTGTAAAGCATTTTATTTTCCTAAGTACGATGGCTGTATACGGACAAGAGCGAGGCGAAATCAATCAACAGAGCTTGTTGCAGCCCAAAACTTTTTATGGTAAGTCTAAATTAGCTGCCGAACAAGCATTGCAAGCTATGCAAGATAAGCATTTTACGATATCCATTGTTCGGCCACCGATGATTTATGGACCTAATTGTCCAGGGAATTATGCATTACTTCGAAAATTGGCGATGAAAACGCCGATTTTCCCTTATGTTCAAAATGAACGTAGCATGTTATTTATTGATCATTTATGTGAATTTATTAATCAATTGATTACGAATAAAGATGCCGGCATTTTCCATCCTCAAGATGGGGCTTTTATCAATACAGCGCAAATGGTGTTAACAATTTCTAAGCAAAATAAACGCTCTATTTTTTTAAGTAAGATGAGTGGGGCTATACTAAACAAGACTCTTTCTAAAGTATCGCTTATTAATAAGGTCTTTGGAAATTTGACTTATGCACAAAATATTTCGCAGTATAATAGCAATTCTTATCGAAAATTCAATCTTTCAGAAGCGATTGAAAACACGGAGCAACAATGGAAGGAGGAAAGCATATGA
- a CDS encoding sugar transferase, which translates to MKRVLDFFLSFIAIIIFSIPMLVVAIWIKVDSKGPILFKQQRVGLNGELFEIYKFRSMYTETPNVSTEALGDPSVYITKVGKFIRKTSLDELPQLFNIFKGDMAVVGPRPALYNQYELIAMRDEVNVNAVRPGLTGYAQVMGRDFISDEEKVRYDLHYVENQGIGFDVKIIWMTFFSVLKSEGVKMK; encoded by the coding sequence ATGAAGCGTGTGCTAGATTTTTTTCTTTCATTTATAGCGATCATTATTTTTTCGATACCTATGTTAGTAGTAGCTATTTGGATTAAGGTTGATTCGAAAGGGCCCATTCTTTTCAAACAACAGCGTGTTGGTTTGAATGGCGAATTATTCGAAATTTATAAGTTTCGTTCTATGTATACGGAAACACCAAATGTCTCGACAGAAGCATTAGGTGATCCGAGTGTTTATATTACAAAGGTAGGGAAGTTTATTCGTAAAACGAGCTTAGATGAGTTGCCACAACTTTTTAATATTTTTAAGGGTGATATGGCAGTTGTAGGGCCTCGACCAGCACTATACAATCAATATGAGTTGATCGCAATGCGTGATGAAGTAAATGTCAACGCTGTAAGACCTGGATTAACAGGCTATGCTCAAGTAATGGGACGTGATTTTATCTCAGATGAGGAAAAGGTTCGTTATGATCTTCATTACGTGGAAAATCAAGGTATTGGTTTTGATGTGAAAATTATTTGGATGACCTTCTTCAGTGTATTAAAGTCTGAAGGGGTTAAAATGAAATAA
- a CDS encoding phospho-sugar mutase produces MVGQKLFNQWQEVALPGYLAEELESIVGDTVAIEDRFYKYVSFGTGGMRGVLGAGINRMNIFTIRRVAQGLAQYITSNGEVAMNRGVVVAYDTRQFSYEFAIETARVLGANGIKAYIYKEARPTPQLSFTVRELNAYAGVVITASHNPKQYNGFKLYGEDGAQLTPLYANEIIQHMETVEDIFLIEAAEQLMLEQQGLLQWILEEMDERFLEKLLTLKEKNQNDMSMKLVYTPLHGAGLRPVCEGLKAFGFEHVYIVEEQAVQDGAFPTVPYPNPEEVAAFEYAMKLGKEVGAELLLATDPDADRLGVAVRNNGEYELLTGNQLGALLLDYILKTKQQNGTLPTNGAMIKTIVTSELGTQIASHYSVETMNTLTGFKYIAEKIAEFEESGSHTYVFGYEESYGYLIETFARDKDAVQVALKVAEMATYYATLGKTLLDALNGLYEQFGYYKEALVSKTFEGKQGQEQMKVILNNFRQQPPVEIAGFGVARLEDYLVGEVTHADGYKTMITLPKENVLKFMLEDGSWIAIRPSGTEPKCKFYFGVKGDSAQQAIDKIEQLKVSIL; encoded by the coding sequence ATGGTTGGGCAAAAATTGTTTAATCAGTGGCAGGAAGTAGCATTACCGGGTTATTTAGCGGAGGAGTTGGAGTCAATCGTAGGAGATACGGTTGCGATTGAAGACCGTTTTTACAAGTATGTTTCCTTTGGGACAGGCGGCATGCGCGGTGTGTTAGGTGCGGGCATAAACCGCATGAATATTTTTACGATTCGTCGTGTTGCACAAGGGCTAGCACAGTATATTACTTCAAACGGTGAGGTCGCAATGAATCGTGGAGTCGTTGTTGCGTATGATACGCGTCAATTCTCTTATGAATTCGCAATTGAGACAGCTCGCGTGCTCGGTGCAAATGGCATCAAAGCTTACATATATAAAGAAGCACGTCCTACTCCACAATTATCGTTCACAGTGCGCGAGTTAAATGCTTATGCGGGTGTTGTCATTACCGCAAGTCATAATCCGAAACAGTACAATGGCTTTAAATTGTACGGTGAGGATGGTGCGCAGTTAACCCCTTTGTATGCGAATGAAATTATACAGCATATGGAAACAGTGGAGGACATTTTTTTAATTGAAGCGGCTGAGCAATTGATGTTAGAACAGCAAGGCTTATTGCAATGGATATTAGAAGAGATGGACGAGCGTTTCTTGGAAAAATTATTGACGTTGAAAGAAAAAAATCAAAATGATATGTCGATGAAGCTTGTTTACACACCGTTACATGGTGCGGGTTTAAGACCGGTATGTGAAGGGTTAAAAGCGTTTGGTTTTGAACATGTTTATATTGTTGAGGAACAAGCAGTACAAGATGGAGCTTTCCCAACTGTTCCGTATCCAAATCCCGAGGAAGTTGCTGCATTTGAATATGCGATGAAGCTTGGTAAAGAAGTTGGCGCCGAATTACTACTTGCAACAGATCCAGATGCAGACCGTCTCGGTGTAGCTGTAAGAAATAATGGTGAATATGAACTGTTAACAGGGAATCAGCTAGGTGCATTATTATTAGATTATATTTTAAAAACAAAGCAACAAAATGGTACATTGCCTACGAATGGAGCCATGATTAAAACGATTGTCACGTCTGAATTAGGGACGCAAATCGCGAGTCACTATAGCGTTGAAACAATGAATACATTAACAGGCTTTAAATATATAGCTGAAAAAATTGCAGAATTTGAGGAATCCGGTTCACACACATATGTATTTGGCTATGAAGAGAGTTATGGTTATTTAATCGAAACATTTGCACGTGACAAAGATGCCGTTCAAGTTGCATTAAAAGTAGCTGAAATGGCTACCTATTACGCGACTTTAGGAAAAACATTGTTAGATGCATTAAATGGTTTATACGAGCAATTTGGCTATTACAAAGAGGCACTTGTTTCCAAGACATTTGAAGGCAAACAAGGGCAGGAGCAGATGAAGGTAATTTTAAATAATTTCCGCCAACAACCACCTGTAGAAATAGCTGGTTTCGGTGTTGCGAGGCTTGAAGATTATTTAGTTGGTGAAGTTACGCATGCAGATGGGTATAAAACGATGATTACACTTCCAAAAGAAAATGTACTAAAGTTCATGTTAGAAGATGGTTCATGGATTGCGATTCGCCCGTCTGGTACGGAGCCAAAATGTAAATTTTATTTTGGGGTAAAAGGCGACTCCGCACAGCAAGCAATTGATAAAATTGAACAGTTAAAAGTAAGTATTCTTTAA